From the Candidatus Delongbacteria bacterium genome, the window CTCCGCTATTAAGATTTTGTCCGCAAATGTAACAAACTCCCTTACATTCATCACTACAAAGTTTTATGTACGGTATATTTAACAGAACTTCTTCAATTAGATATGGAGAAAAATCAAGAAATCTTTCTGTGTCAGATAATAATTCAACACTATCATCCTCATCTTTTTGTGAAAGCGACCCTTTTTTGAATACTACCTCATGGATTACTTCAAATTTATCATTAAACTCCTCAGTACATCTGTCACAGTTTAGTTTAAGATCAATATGACCACCACCTTTTATATAAAGGTATTCTCCGCGTTTAGTAATACTATAAATAAATTCTGAGCAAGAAAAATCCTGACATTCATTTTTCAAAGCCAACTCTACTTCACTCTTTTCGAAGTACACTTCGTTGTCACCTTCATTCAGTTTGTCAATAATTATCTTCAGAACTACTCCTTTGCATCCCTCTACAAGTTGCAAAATATAACATTTTTCACCTTTAAAGTCAAGAGTTATACAAATGCTTTTTTATTAAATAAATTAAAACATAATAAAAAACCCGTAGTTTTACGGGTTTTTTATAACATGAATACTAATTAAGCATCTTTATATTTTGAAAGGCCTCTAAAGAACATAAGAGTGGTGAAAGGTATTACGAATTCACCTTCCATTAGTCTGTTTATAGTACCTAAGATAATCCAAGATTCATCCGTTTTACGCTGCGTGTAATATTTTAAGAAAATTCTGAAAAGATCTTGAGAAAATGACCTGAACTTAAGCTCATCAACAATGAATTCTGTAGATTTGGTAAAGTACTCAGTGCCTTCTTCGCTAAAAAACCATTCTTGAGTAAATTCTCGTTTGCCAAATTTTGCAAAAACTTTTTTAATATCCTTCTCATTGAATTCAAATCCTTCAAATTCTGGAGTATTAAAAAAATTGTATGAGTCTTCTCTGAATAGCTCTGCATCCTTGTCATACAATTTCCCTTTGTCAGGATGATTATTCATTAAATCAATAGAAGCTTCCATTATGGACTTTTGCATTTCTGGACTTCCAAAAACCGAACTGATTTTTGATGTTGCTTTAAGTTGTTTGTTGTGGTCGTGTATTGTAGATTTTTCGAAATATTTACATTCAAAACATGTTGTTTCATCTCTAAGTTTTGCACAACATACAGGACAGATCATCGTATTATCTTTCAAAGAACAAACTCTTTTTCCCATTCTTGCGTTGCATACAGGACATTTTCCTTTAGCCATTCTAATTCTCCTTAAGTTCCATTCCTTTAGCTATCAGAAATCCGATAGCTCTTTCAGTTTTATCATATCTGTTTACAATATCCCAGAATTCCTTGTTATGACCAGAAACAATAAGATGAGTCATTTCATGCATTATTACATAGTCAATTACCCATTCAGGATATTCGGATAATTCCTTGTTCAGTTTAATCTCTCTATCAAGGAGATTACACAATCCCCAGGAACCTTTTCCGATTTTTCCAGAGTAATATATGGTAAAATTTTTAAGATTTCCTGAAAAAAAATTCTTATTAATTGATTCTGATCGTTTTAATAGGTATTCATCAGAATCCTTAACACGCTTTTTAAGAGTTTTGTTTTTTAACTTTTCTATGATTGGAGAGAGTATTTTTTGTGAAATACCATATGGTGCTAAAACTCTAAGTATTGATCTGTCTTCATTTAATTCTGCTGAAATTGTTTTCTTTCTTTTTCTTGAATAAATTATCTCAACTTTTGTTTCCATTAAAATTTACCTTTATTAGCAGATCTATTAAGAAGAGTTTTCCATTCTGTGTTAGTAACTTCCATAACATCAGTAGAATGAATTAGTCTATAGTCTCCTAGATTGTGTATGTCCCCAAATACATAGGTATTTCCAGAAGAAAAATATTCCCATACCTCATAATCAGATAAATCGGTATTTATCGTGTTGATATCTACTTTATCTGGTTTTCCTAATTTTATCAAAATTCGTCCTCTGTCAGTCTGCCAGCCTTCCAGATCTCTAAAAGAATAATCCTTGTTAGCTGTATAAACATAGAAAAGGAAAGTGTTTCTTATTCCAGGAATCTCTTTTTCTCTCTGCTCCCAATATGATTTCAAGTAATTTCTTTTACCTTCTATAGAAAGTTTTTTTTGAATTTCTCTCTCTTTAGAAGGGGAGATGTTCATAATGATTTGAAATTCCTTATCGACATCTTTATCATTCATTTTCAATAAAGCGTCATCTATATTATTGTCTTTGTTAAAGTTAGAAAGATTAGGATTTGTATTTTTTGATTTTGAGAATACATTAAAGTCACTTTTGCTTGTATATATTCCTTCTTCATTTTCATAGGAAATTATCAATTTATAACTAGCAGTTTCAAGATTATGAACTTTAACCTTACCTGTAGAAATTCCAAAATCAGCTATAGCCTTAATCGTGTCGGTTTTAGAATAAAAATCAGTACTTTCGCTATAATCAGTCACCTTAATCTTACGAATCAAATTTTCCTCTTTTTTAGAAAAATAGATATTTTGGTAGAAGTATAAGAATGGAATGTGAGTTCCAAACAATTTCCTCGGATTTGGAACGATTGTAAAACCTGTTTTATTGAAAAGTTCTTGATTTTCTTGGGCTAAATCAATTTTTGAAGCGAATTGAATAGTTGAAAAATATTTCAATTTCTCAATTTTAAATAGTCCTGTAGTTTCTGGTAGGGAAATTTCTGAGAACTCATTTGAATTAAGGTCTGTTACAATAACTTTGAAATCATATTTATCTGGTGAAAGGATGAATTTGGTCATTACTGGATACTCAGAAACTGATTTTGTATCATTTTCAGAAGAAGCAATAATAATTTCACCCCAAACGTCACTTGCCACTACCGAGCCATTTTTAGAAACAGCTACGTCGAGCTTAACTTTACTTTCTAGTTTGTCATCGAACTTTAGAGAGTATTTAGGAATAGAGATATAAATTTCAACAAGATTGAAACCTTCAGTATTAGTTTTAAACTGAGCATAATCCATATAAACTATAGGTTCAGCCAATGATAAAGAACTGATAACGAATAATAATATAATGTATTTCACCATATTCTTCTCCCTCCGGCAAATCTAGCCTTGTAATATTTATTGTTCAAATCTGAAATTGTAACTCCTTGTGATGTTGAGGCATGAGTAAATTTATTGTCACCAATATAAATGCCAACATGTGAAATAGCTTTGAAATTCATTTTGAAAAAAACCAAATCACCGTATTGAAGTTCGTTCATCTCCTTAATATATTTTCCCTTTTTAAATTGATCTTTTGAACTTCTTGGCAATTTAACACCTGCTGCTTCATTGAACATTAGTCTAACATATGCACTACAATCTAGGTTTTTTTTGGGGTTTTCCCCACCAAGTCTGTACGGAATTCCCCAATATTTATTAATATATTTATCAAAAATTCTATTCGAATCAGTTCCAATATCAGGTTTACCGACAATTTCATCAACATATTTCAAGTCATTTGAGTAACTAGAGCTTTCATCGACTGAATTATCATCATAAGCCCAACTATTTTTAGTTTCTGTAAGATTCCTGTTTTTTTTTTTTACAATTACTTTTTTATTTCCCTTATACTCTGGTTTTTCTTTTTTGACTACCGGAGAACAAGAAAAAAAGAATAAAAAAGATATCATAAAAATTATTCTATACATGAATTCTTTTTGGGTGCTCCATAACTTTCAAAGATGGTATTGTTAAAAAAGAAACATTATCAATACGACCAATAGGATTTGAAGTAATCGTTAGTACTCCACCAAAGAAGTTACTACAACCTTTTAAACTAATCTCTCTACCTTCTTGAACATTATATTCTGAAAGATGTTCTTTTCCGTCATCTGATATTTCATAAGATATGATCTTCTTTCTTTGAATGTTTAAGAGG encodes:
- a CDS encoding DUF177 domain-containing protein, producing the protein MQLVEGCKGVVLKIIIDKLNEGDNEVYFEKSEVELALKNECQDFSCSEFIYSITKRGEYLYIKGGGHIDLKLNCDRCTEEFNDKFEVIHEVVFKKGSLSQKDEDDSVELLSDTERFLDFSPYLIEEVLLNIPYIKLCSDECKGVCYICGQNLNSGVCECSKEQKIDPRWEKLAEISKNMNFK
- a CDS encoding M48 family metallopeptidase gives rise to the protein METKVEIIYSRKRKKTISAELNEDRSILRVLAPYGISQKILSPIIEKLKNKTLKKRVKDSDEYLLKRSESINKNFFSGNLKNFTIYYSGKIGKGSWGLCNLLDREIKLNKELSEYPEWVIDYVIMHEMTHLIVSGHNKEFWDIVNRYDKTERAIGFLIAKGMELKEN
- a CDS encoding GWxTD domain-containing protein, coding for MVKYIILLFVISSLSLAEPIVYMDYAQFKTNTEGFNLVEIYISIPKYSLKFDDKLESKVKLDVAVSKNGSVVASDVWGEIIIASSENDTKSVSEYPVMTKFILSPDKYDFKVIVTDLNSNEFSEISLPETTGLFKIEKLKYFSTIQFASKIDLAQENQELFNKTGFTIVPNPRKLFGTHIPFLYFYQNIYFSKKEENLIRKIKVTDYSESTDFYSKTDTIKAIADFGISTGKVKVHNLETASYKLIISYENEEGIYTSKSDFNVFSKSKNTNPNLSNFNKDNNIDDALLKMNDKDVDKEFQIIMNISPSKEREIQKKLSIEGKRNYLKSYWEQREKEIPGIRNTFLFYVYTANKDYSFRDLEGWQTDRGRILIKLGKPDKVDINTINTDLSDYEVWEYFSSGNTYVFGDIHNLGDYRLIHSTDVMEVTNTEWKTLLNRSANKGKF
- a CDS encoding C40 family peptidase codes for the protein MYRIIFMISFLFFFSCSPVVKKEKPEYKGNKKVIVKKKNRNLTETKNSWAYDDNSVDESSSYSNDLKYVDEIVGKPDIGTDSNRIFDKYINKYWGIPYRLGGENPKKNLDCSAYVRLMFNEAAGVKLPRSSKDQFKKGKYIKEMNELQYGDLVFFKMNFKAISHVGIYIGDNKFTHASTSQGVTISDLNNKYYKARFAGGRRIW